The following proteins are encoded in a genomic region of Cellulomonas sp. ES6:
- a CDS encoding PadR family transcriptional regulator → MDTTQLLKGVLDVAVLAVVADEDGYGYDVVRRLRSAGLAEVGDASVYGTLRRLYSQGALTSYVVPSDEGPHRKYYGINAQGRAMLAAQRKDWREFAGTMSRLLEEEAA, encoded by the coding sequence GTGGACACGACCCAGCTGCTCAAGGGGGTGCTCGACGTCGCGGTGCTGGCCGTGGTCGCGGACGAGGACGGCTACGGCTACGACGTCGTCCGCCGGCTGCGGTCCGCGGGCCTCGCCGAGGTGGGCGACGCCTCCGTCTACGGGACGCTGCGGCGCCTGTACTCCCAGGGCGCGCTGACGTCCTACGTGGTGCCGAGCGACGAGGGGCCGCACCGCAAGTACTACGGGATCAACGCGCAGGGCAGGGCGATGCTCGCCGCCCAGCGCAAGGACTGGCGCGAGTTCGCGGGCACGATGTCCCGCCTGCTCGAGGAGGAGGCAGCGTGA
- a CDS encoding DUF6766 family protein, with amino-acid sequence MAGPGAHRPRFFTAYSFAIVTGTLFLLSWVGQFAFQLVEFRNDAAEHQQAFAWPEFFPAFLSSTFENWQSEFLQLVWQAAGLAVFYYWGSSQSKEGDERLEAKIDRLLVERGIDPAEFEYREEQDAERQEGQR; translated from the coding sequence GTGGCCGGACCCGGGGCTCACCGCCCGCGGTTCTTCACCGCGTACTCGTTCGCGATCGTCACCGGCACGCTGTTCCTGCTCTCGTGGGTGGGGCAGTTCGCGTTCCAGCTCGTCGAGTTCCGCAACGACGCGGCCGAGCACCAGCAGGCGTTCGCGTGGCCGGAGTTCTTCCCGGCGTTCCTGTCGTCGACGTTCGAGAACTGGCAGTCCGAGTTCCTCCAGCTCGTGTGGCAGGCCGCCGGGCTCGCCGTCTTCTACTACTGGGGCTCCTCCCAGTCGAAGGAGGGCGACGAGCGGCTGGAGGCGAAGATCGACCGCCTGCTGGTGGAGCGCGGCATCGACCCGGCGGAGTTCGAGTACCGCGAGGAGCAGGATGCGGAGCGCCAGGAGGGTCAGCGCTGA
- a CDS encoding NAD(P)/FAD-dependent oxidoreductase — translation MSEATVTTPARASGKPRKVPRILILGGGSVGLYSARRLRRRLGNREAAIVVVDPRPYMTYAPFLPEAAAGSIDARHVVAPHRRALKGIDVLQGKVSAIKHAERTVEVTPEEGDPYWITYDHLIVGLGSVARTLPIPGLAEQAIGFKNVEEAIAVRNHVLGRIDLASSTWDPELRRRMLTFTFVGGGFAGVEAIAEVEDMARDAVKQYRSLDQEDLRFVLVEGSRRILPEVSEELGGYTLEQLRKRRIEVFLSTFLSSCVDGHVVLSDGTEFDSETIVWTAGVKANPVLQNSDLPLDKLGRVITLPTLQVADADGNIVADAYAAGDCAAVPDLTQPGQFCPPNAQHAIRQATHLADNLARVLRSAEPTDYKHKNIGAVASLGMYKGVAQFMGRIKVRGFLAWVMHRTYHVFAMPTLNRKLSIMAGWTANLLWRREVVPLGSLHDPRAEFRAASVPPRPKAEPAAEDHSPVASTEAKPAAEPKPTAGATA, via the coding sequence ATGTCTGAGGCCACCGTCACGACCCCCGCGCGCGCGTCGGGGAAGCCCCGCAAGGTGCCGCGCATCCTCATCCTCGGCGGCGGTTCCGTGGGGCTGTACTCCGCCCGGCGGCTGCGCCGGCGTCTCGGGAACCGGGAGGCCGCGATCGTCGTGGTCGACCCGCGTCCCTACATGACCTACGCCCCCTTCCTCCCGGAGGCCGCGGCCGGGTCGATCGACGCCCGCCACGTGGTGGCGCCGCACCGGCGCGCCCTCAAGGGCATCGACGTGCTCCAGGGCAAGGTCTCGGCGATCAAGCACGCCGAGCGCACCGTCGAGGTCACGCCCGAGGAGGGCGACCCGTACTGGATCACCTACGACCACCTCATCGTCGGCCTCGGGTCGGTCGCCCGCACGCTGCCCATCCCCGGGCTCGCGGAGCAGGCCATCGGCTTCAAGAACGTCGAGGAGGCCATCGCCGTCCGCAACCACGTGCTCGGGCGGATCGACCTGGCGTCGTCCACCTGGGACCCGGAGCTGCGCCGGCGGATGCTCACGTTCACGTTCGTGGGCGGCGGCTTCGCGGGCGTCGAGGCCATCGCCGAGGTCGAGGACATGGCGCGCGACGCGGTCAAGCAGTACCGCTCGCTCGACCAGGAGGACCTGCGGTTCGTGCTCGTCGAGGGCTCGCGCCGGATCCTCCCCGAGGTGTCCGAGGAGCTGGGCGGCTACACGCTCGAGCAGCTCCGCAAGCGCCGCATCGAGGTGTTCCTGTCGACGTTCCTCAGCTCGTGCGTCGACGGCCACGTGGTGCTGTCCGACGGCACGGAGTTCGACTCCGAGACCATCGTGTGGACCGCGGGCGTCAAGGCGAACCCGGTGCTGCAGAACTCGGACCTGCCGCTCGACAAGCTCGGCCGCGTCATCACCCTGCCGACGCTCCAGGTCGCCGACGCCGACGGGAACATCGTGGCGGACGCCTACGCGGCCGGCGACTGCGCCGCCGTGCCGGACCTGACCCAGCCCGGCCAGTTCTGCCCGCCGAACGCCCAGCACGCCATCCGGCAGGCCACGCACCTCGCGGACAACCTCGCCCGGGTGCTGCGCAGCGCGGAGCCGACCGACTACAAGCACAAGAACATCGGCGCCGTCGCGTCGCTCGGCATGTACAAGGGCGTCGCGCAGTTCATGGGCCGCATCAAGGTCCGCGGGTTCCTCGCGTGGGTCATGCACCGCACGTACCACGTGTTCGCCATGCCGACGCTGAACCGCAAGCTCAGCATCATGGCCGGCTGGACCGCGAACCTGCTGTGGCGCCGCGAGGTCGTGCCGCTCGGCTCGCTGCACGACCCGCGCGCGGAGTTCCGCGCCGCGTCGGTCCCGCCCCGCCCGAAGGCCGAGCCCGCCGCCGAGGACCACAGCCCGGTCGCGAGCACGGAGGCGAAGCCCGCCGCCGAGCCGAAGCCCACGGCAGGCGCCACGGCCTGA
- a CDS encoding siderophore-interacting protein: MTSPDLAAAPAGPPRKGRTALRAVVLRTQHLTPAMVRVTLGGPGLAGFRPSAAADSYVKLVFLPGVGRTVTGADALALWTTPEGVVDLAAAREALPPEHQPRLRTYTVRAWDDMELTLTLDVVVHGTAGLAGPWAATAAPGDEVAVVGPGGGYSPDLGADHHLLVGDASALPAVAVALERLGDAASGLAVLEVADRGEEVALHVPDGVALRWVHTGDAAPGARLVEAVRELPWPDGRVHAFVHGEAGAVRDLRRYLRVERRLPAADLSISGYWRLGTDDEGWRAAKRDWLRGIEESESAEGLD; this comes from the coding sequence GTGACCTCTCCCGACCTCGCAGCCGCGCCCGCGGGCCCTCCCCGCAAGGGCCGCACCGCGCTGCGCGCCGTCGTGCTGCGCACCCAGCACCTCACGCCCGCGATGGTCCGCGTGACCCTGGGCGGACCGGGCCTCGCGGGCTTCCGGCCGTCCGCGGCCGCGGACTCCTACGTGAAGCTCGTGTTCCTGCCCGGCGTCGGCCGCACGGTCACCGGCGCGGACGCCCTCGCGCTGTGGACCACGCCCGAGGGCGTCGTCGACCTGGCGGCCGCCCGGGAGGCCCTGCCGCCCGAGCACCAGCCCCGCCTGCGCACGTACACGGTGCGGGCGTGGGACGACATGGAGCTCACGCTGACGCTCGACGTCGTCGTCCACGGCACCGCCGGCCTCGCGGGTCCGTGGGCCGCGACCGCCGCTCCCGGGGACGAGGTCGCGGTCGTCGGGCCGGGCGGCGGGTACAGCCCGGACCTGGGCGCCGACCACCACCTGCTCGTCGGCGACGCGTCCGCGCTGCCCGCCGTCGCGGTCGCGCTCGAGCGGCTCGGCGACGCCGCGTCCGGGCTCGCCGTGCTCGAGGTGGCCGACCGCGGCGAGGAGGTCGCGCTGCACGTGCCCGACGGCGTCGCGCTGCGCTGGGTGCACACCGGCGACGCCGCACCCGGCGCGCGCCTGGTGGAGGCCGTGCGCGAGCTGCCGTGGCCGGACGGCCGGGTGCACGCGTTCGTGCACGGGGAGGCCGGGGCGGTGCGCGACCTGCGGCGGTACCTGCGGGTCGAGCGCCGCCTGCCCGCCGCCGACCTGTCGATCTCCGGCTACTGGCGCCTGGGGACCGACGACGAGGGCTGGCGCGCCGCGAAGCGCGACTGGCTGCGGGGCATCGAGGAGTCGGAGTCGGCCGAGGGCCTCGACTGA
- a CDS encoding MDR family MFS transporter codes for MTARTGTLPPSPPPAPRGAADQPPAPAEPQAAPAPVRLDPADRTVIALLLVAGFVVILNETAMGVALPVLMEELGVSAATGQWLTTGFMLTMAVVIPATGWVMDRFRTRQVFVAAMSLFTAGTTIAAVAPGFGVLLAGRVVQASGTAVMIPLLMTTVLTLVPPAIRGRVMGTISIVISVAPAVGPTMSGLVLSQLSWRWVFLVMLPIALVALGLGVWRVRDVTTPRDARLDVVSLALSAVGFGALIFGLSSIGESAGGHAPVAPWIPLTVGVVALAVFVRRQLALQRTTGALLDLRVFTHRSYTVSTLVLVISFMAMFGALIVLPIFLQGVLGRGTLQTGLLLLPGGVVMGALSPLVGRLFDRFGPRPLVTPGAVALSAALWLMSTLHPGTSAAAVVAVHTLLSAGLAFMITPLFTSALGTLPRELYGHGSAIVNTVQQLAGAAGTALFITVLSTTTAGRLAAGADVLDATTAGVQDAFLWGGVVSVVAVGASLLVRRPPAGERPAVH; via the coding sequence ATGACTGCTCGCACCGGCACCCTGCCGCCGTCTCCTCCGCCCGCGCCGCGCGGAGCCGCGGACCAGCCGCCCGCGCCCGCCGAGCCGCAGGCCGCGCCAGCGCCGGTGCGGCTCGACCCGGCCGACCGCACCGTCATCGCGCTGCTGCTGGTCGCCGGCTTCGTCGTCATCCTCAACGAGACCGCGATGGGCGTCGCCCTGCCGGTGCTCATGGAGGAGCTCGGCGTCTCCGCGGCGACGGGCCAGTGGCTGACCACCGGGTTCATGCTGACGATGGCCGTGGTCATCCCCGCGACCGGCTGGGTCATGGACCGGTTCCGCACCCGGCAGGTGTTCGTCGCGGCCATGTCGCTGTTCACCGCCGGCACGACGATCGCCGCGGTGGCGCCCGGGTTCGGCGTGCTGCTGGCCGGCCGCGTGGTGCAGGCGAGCGGGACCGCGGTGATGATCCCGCTGCTGATGACGACGGTGCTGACGCTGGTGCCGCCGGCGATCCGCGGCCGCGTCATGGGCACGATCTCCATCGTCATCTCCGTGGCGCCCGCGGTCGGCCCGACGATGTCCGGCCTGGTGCTGTCGCAGCTGTCCTGGCGGTGGGTGTTCCTCGTGATGCTGCCGATCGCGCTCGTCGCGCTGGGCCTCGGGGTGTGGCGGGTCCGCGACGTGACGACCCCGCGGGACGCCCGCCTCGACGTCGTCTCGCTGGCGCTGTCCGCCGTGGGCTTCGGCGCGCTGATCTTCGGGCTGTCGAGCATCGGGGAGTCGGCGGGCGGCCACGCGCCGGTCGCACCCTGGATCCCGCTGACCGTCGGGGTGGTGGCGCTCGCCGTGTTCGTCCGGCGGCAGCTCGCCCTGCAGCGGACGACGGGCGCGCTGCTCGACCTGCGCGTCTTCACGCACCGCTCCTACACGGTGTCGACCCTCGTGCTGGTCATCTCGTTCATGGCGATGTTCGGCGCGCTCATCGTGCTGCCGATCTTCCTGCAGGGCGTGCTGGGCCGCGGCACCCTCCAGACCGGGCTCCTGCTGCTGCCCGGCGGCGTCGTCATGGGTGCGCTGTCCCCGCTCGTGGGGCGGCTGTTCGACCGGTTCGGGCCGCGTCCGCTCGTCACGCCGGGCGCCGTCGCGCTCAGCGCCGCGCTGTGGCTGATGTCGACGCTGCACCCGGGGACCTCGGCGGCGGCCGTCGTCGCGGTGCACACGCTGCTGTCCGCCGGGCTCGCGTTCATGATCACGCCGCTGTTCACGTCCGCGCTCGGCACCCTGCCGCGCGAGCTGTACGGGCACGGCAGCGCGATCGTCAACACCGTCCAGCAGCTCGCGGGCGCCGCGGGCACCGCGCTGTTCATCACGGTGCTGTCCACCACCACGGCCGGGCGGCTCGCGGCGGGCGCGGACGTGCTCGACGCGACGACGGCCGGCGTGCAGGACGCGTTCCTGTGGGGCGGCGTCGTGTCGGTCGTCGCGGTCGGGGCGTCGCTGCTGGTGCGCCGGCCGCCGGCCGGGGAACGGCCTGCGGTGCACTGA
- a CDS encoding MarR family transcriptional regulator, producing the protein MEQPADAVRTIEAQVAMLLRLADRTRRAGARARGEIERSAYLVLSVLAVEGTASVNAIADALRLDPSTVTRQVLAMEQAGQVRRTADPGDGRVTLVAPTDAGLEALATTRDVRARVYAEVLDGWPEDDRAELARLLTRLNADIDTWGRAHPAR; encoded by the coding sequence ATGGAGCAGCCCGCCGACGCGGTGCGCACGATCGAGGCCCAGGTGGCGATGCTGCTGCGCCTCGCAGACCGGACCCGCCGGGCCGGGGCGCGCGCCCGCGGCGAGATCGAGCGGTCCGCGTACCTCGTGCTCTCCGTCCTGGCCGTCGAGGGCACCGCCAGCGTCAACGCGATCGCCGACGCCCTGCGCCTCGACCCCTCGACCGTCACGCGCCAGGTGCTCGCGATGGAGCAGGCCGGGCAGGTCCGACGCACCGCCGACCCGGGCGACGGCCGCGTGACGCTGGTCGCCCCCACCGACGCCGGGCTCGAGGCCCTCGCGACGACGCGGGACGTCCGGGCGCGCGTGTACGCCGAGGTGCTCGACGGCTGGCCCGAGGACGACCGCGCGGAGCTGGCGCGGCTGCTGACCCGCCTCAACGCGGACATCGACACCTGGGGCCGGGCGCACCCGGCGCGCTGA
- a CDS encoding ANTAR domain-containing protein yields the protein MPGHDEAVRLHADASLDALIQTLTDQAGRTAGAVDAHACAAATVRGVDRWLAASSVGAARCDGAQDRPRRGPRYQVRLTGDPVLLPDLADPDVQRRWPVWAHACRVQGFRSAAVVAGVHRDVTVHLSLYGRRPARWDEVAERAAGIAEGIASVVRARDEVIALAHTMDDLLACSRSQPLIDRAVGVVMAQRRCDAAEALAYLRDAATHRDAREVAAGLVAGAVPAPGVVPAPRDVA from the coding sequence ATGCCCGGTCACGACGAGGCTGTCCGGCTGCACGCCGACGCCTCGCTGGACGCACTCATCCAGACGCTCACCGACCAGGCGGGTCGCACCGCCGGGGCGGTGGACGCGCACGCCTGCGCCGCCGCGACGGTGCGGGGAGTGGACCGCTGGCTGGCGGCGTCCTCGGTCGGCGCGGCCCGCTGCGACGGCGCGCAGGACCGGCCGCGCCGGGGCCCGCGGTACCAGGTGCGGCTGACCGGGGACCCGGTGCTGCTGCCGGACCTGGCGGACCCCGACGTGCAGAGGCGGTGGCCGGTGTGGGCGCACGCCTGCCGGGTGCAGGGCTTCCGGTCGGCCGCGGTGGTCGCGGGGGTCCACCGTGACGTGACCGTGCACCTGTCGCTGTACGGGCGCCGCCCGGCCCGCTGGGACGAGGTCGCGGAGCGGGCCGCGGGCATCGCGGAGGGCATCGCGTCGGTGGTGCGGGCCCGCGACGAGGTGATCGCGCTCGCGCACACGATGGACGACCTGCTGGCGTGCAGCCGGTCCCAGCCGCTCATCGACCGGGCGGTCGGGGTGGTGATGGCGCAGCGCCGGTGCGACGCGGCCGAGGCGCTGGCGTACCTGCGGGACGCGGCCACCCACCGGGACGCCCGCGAGGTGGCCGCCGGGCTGGTCGCCGGGGCCGTGCCGGCGCCGGGCGTGGTCCCCGCCCCGCGCGACGTGGCGTGA
- a CDS encoding sulfurtransferase TusA family protein — translation MTVHIDGGDLGCARLLVLLRDRARELPAGTVVHLTTSDPVAPVDLPAWCRLTGHEYLGPVPDGPPPATYAVRLAADPRATDPARPWHLAPGA, via the coding sequence GTGACGGTGCACATCGACGGCGGCGACCTGGGCTGCGCCCGCCTCCTGGTCCTGCTGCGCGACCGCGCGCGCGAGCTGCCGGCCGGCACGGTCGTGCACCTGACGACGTCCGACCCGGTCGCGCCGGTCGACCTGCCGGCGTGGTGCCGGCTCACGGGGCACGAGTACCTGGGGCCGGTGCCGGACGGCCCGCCGCCGGCGACCTACGCGGTGCGGCTGGCCGCGGACCCGCGGGCGACGGACCCGGCGCGTCCGTGGCACCTGGCGCCGGGCGCCTGA
- a CDS encoding MFS transporter: MPSRHHEPHRTAIYATALTAFFAIAGIAVVDPILPVIGTEIGASTWQIELLFTAYLVVMAVGMIPAVIATGRFGYRAVLATGVSVVAVASVLASLSGSITQLAVLRGLWGLGNAMFFATAMVLLVALATDREWVVELFETCVGLGFAVGPLLGGLLGQISWRVPFAACGVLMLLALAMSVTRLRDPQDPPTPLRLRDVLQPYRRPAFRALCVVTAAYNFVFFVVLGYTPVFLGLGVIPLGLVFTAWGVGLAVGILVVGHRLAHRVGAVATVGVAVGGLLVALVLLATSAGTAESVVVLVLAGVCMGIANANLTDLALGIGGAERRTTTAAFNLVRWGFAAPAPVIAGLLHPVSPTAPYWVGAGVLLLGAVVFAWKGQSMATAVGERLTWRAWDRAARAVEGTPEEAVGEA; this comes from the coding sequence ATGCCCAGCCGCCACCACGAACCGCACCGCACGGCGATCTACGCCACGGCCCTCACGGCGTTCTTCGCCATCGCGGGCATCGCCGTGGTGGACCCGATCCTGCCCGTCATCGGCACGGAGATCGGCGCCTCCACCTGGCAGATCGAGCTGCTGTTCACGGCGTACCTGGTCGTCATGGCGGTGGGGATGATCCCCGCGGTGATCGCCACCGGCCGGTTCGGGTACCGGGCCGTGCTCGCCACCGGCGTCAGCGTCGTCGCGGTCGCCTCGGTGCTCGCCTCGCTGTCCGGCTCGATCACCCAGCTCGCCGTCCTGCGCGGGCTGTGGGGCCTCGGCAACGCCATGTTCTTCGCGACGGCGATGGTGCTGCTGGTCGCGCTCGCGACGGACCGGGAGTGGGTCGTCGAGCTGTTCGAGACCTGCGTGGGCCTGGGCTTCGCCGTCGGCCCGCTGCTCGGCGGGCTGCTCGGCCAGATCTCCTGGCGCGTGCCCTTCGCGGCCTGCGGCGTGCTCATGCTGCTGGCGCTCGCGATGTCCGTCACCCGGCTGCGCGACCCGCAGGACCCGCCGACCCCGCTGCGGCTGCGCGACGTCCTGCAGCCCTACCGCCGGCCCGCGTTCCGCGCGCTGTGCGTCGTGACCGCGGCCTACAACTTCGTGTTCTTCGTGGTGCTCGGCTACACGCCGGTGTTCCTCGGCCTCGGCGTCATCCCGCTCGGCCTGGTGTTCACCGCCTGGGGCGTGGGCCTGGCCGTCGGCATCCTCGTGGTCGGGCACCGGCTCGCGCACCGTGTCGGCGCCGTCGCCACCGTGGGGGTCGCGGTCGGCGGGCTGCTCGTCGCGCTCGTCCTGCTGGCCACGAGCGCCGGGACCGCGGAGTCCGTCGTCGTCCTCGTGCTCGCGGGCGTGTGCATGGGCATCGCCAACGCCAACCTGACGGACCTGGCGCTCGGCATCGGCGGTGCCGAGCGGCGCACCACGACCGCGGCGTTCAACCTCGTGCGCTGGGGCTTCGCGGCACCCGCGCCGGTCATCGCCGGCCTGCTGCACCCCGTCAGCCCGACCGCCCCCTACTGGGTGGGCGCCGGCGTGCTGCTGCTCGGTGCCGTGGTGTTCGCCTGGAAGGGGCAGTCGATGGCGACCGCGGTGGGGGAGCGGCTGACGTGGCGCGCCTGGGACCGTGCGGCGCGCGCCGTGGAGGGCACGCCGGAGGAGGCCGTCGGCGAGGCCTGA